The Micromonospora violae DNA segment GGTCGACCGGGGCGATGCCGGTCATCTCGCCGCCGGCGCGGCGGACGAGTGCGACCGTCTCGTCGTTGCCGGCGACCTGGAGGTCGGCCCCGACGACCTTCGCGCCCTCGCGGGCGAAGGTGAGCGCCGCGACGCGGCCCAGGCCGCCACCGGTGCCGGTGATCAGTACGACCTTGCCATCCAGCGTTCCCATGGAACCCTCCTCCTGAAGCGACCTATGCGCCCGGTATGGGTGGTAGGTCGGATTGATATGTCAACCGCTTCAAGTCCTGGACCGGTCAATCGCTTCCCGCTCCCGGCTACCCGGTGACGTGCACGACAGCGCGGCACCGGGTCGGGTGACAGCACAAAGCGACAGGTGAGATCGCGGCCGAAGCGGGAACGTCGCCAACCGGGACACGACAGCGAAGCCGACCCCGAACCGGCCGGAGTCGGCCCGGCTGGACCCGAACCGCTCGGACGACCCGGAGAGGCTCCGCGGGGACGTACGCTTGGCGGACTGTCGATCTGGGGGTGTGGGTGCGAACTCGGGCAACCGTGGCGGGTGGAGTGGTGCTCATCCTCGTCGCCGTGATCGCGATCTGGCTCGTCGTACGGCAGGTCGGCGACAACCTCACGTTGCCGCTGGTGGCACGGAAGTGCACAGTGCAGGCCGACGGACGGGTCGCGCTGGACGCCGACCAGATGGCCAACGCGGCGACCATCGCGGCGATCGGCGCGAAGCGCGGAATGCCCGAACGGGCCGTGGTCGTCGCGCTCGCCACCGCGTACCAGGAGTCCGGTCTGCGCAACCTCGCCGACGGCGACCGTGACTCGGTCGGCCTGTTCCAGCAGCGGCCGAGCCAGGGCTGGGGCACCCCGGCGCAGATCCGCGACCCGCGCTACGCGGCCAACCGGTTCTACGCCGCCCTCAAGAAGGTGCGCGGCTGGGAGAAGATGCGGGTCACCGACGCCGCCCAGCGGGTGCAGCGCTCGGCGTTCCCCGAGGCGTACCAGAAGTGGGCTGACGACTCCGAGGTGCTCAGCCGGGCCCTGCTCGGCGATGCCAGCGGCGCGGTCGCCTGCACGGTGGGGCGTACCCCGGCGATGCGCGGAGCGGCGGCGGCCGCGCAGCTGACCCGCAACCTGGTGCTGGACTGGGGGCTGAAGGGCACCGACCCGACCGACCCGACCGGCCTGGCGGTGACCCCGGGCGACCAGCGCGACGGCTGGCGGTACGCGCACTGGCTGGTGTCGCACGCCCAGGACCACGGGGTGAAGCGGGTCCGCTTCGGCGACCTGGAGTGGACCGCCCGCGACGGCTCGTGGGGCCGGGTGAACGGCCAGCAGAACCCCGCCGGCCAGGTGGTGGCCGAGGTGTTCAACGAGGGCTGATCGACCCGGATCTCTTAACCGGCAGTCACCGCACAATCGGGCAACGAGCAGCAAATCGCTCTATTGATCACGCAGATCTCACTCTGTGCGTTTCTCTCGCTGCGCGCGGTCCCGCTGCGGCCCAATCCCCACAACACGCCCTCCCGATGCTCGGGCGACCGCGTTACGATCGGCGGCCTGTGCCAGAAAAGGTTTCACCTCATGGGGAGGGGTACGACGCGGTGTTCGATTACGGCGACCGGACCGGTTACGAACCGATCAGCGACACTGACCGCAAGGAGTTCCACGAGCAGGGCTTCCTCCTGCTGCGCAACGTCCTGACGGAGGACCACCGGGCGGCGCTGGAGGCGGCGGTCGACCGCGTCTACGCGGAGGAGCAGGCGAAGGGCACCACCAAGAAGGACGGCACCCTGCACCTGCTGGGCTTCCTGGAGCGCGACGAGCTCTTCGGTGAGCTGCTGACCCACCCGATCGCCTTCCCGTACATGTGGGGGCTGGCCGGCTGGAACATCTACACCCACCACAACCACCTGGACGTCACCCCGCCGGCGCTCGAGCCGGAGAAGCCGTACTGGGGTTGGCACCAGGACGGGTACCGGCAGAACTCCGACCCGGAGACGATGGACCCGAACCTGCCCCGGCCGATGTTCTCGCTCAAGGTCGCGTACGTGCTGTCCGACCTCTCCGAGACCGGCCGCGGCGCCACCAAGGTCATCCCGGGCAGCCACCTGTGGAACTCGCTGGACCGCCCCAAGGACCTCAGCGTGCACAACCCGGACCCGGAGGGCACGGTGGAGATCACCGCCAACCCGGGCGACGCCTTCATCTTCGACCGTCGGCAGTGGCACTCCCGGTCGACGAACCTGTCGACCATCACCCGCAAGATGCTCTTCGTCGGCTACACCTACCGGTGGATCCGTCCGCTGGACGAGCTGCACCCCGACGTGGACGGCGAGTGGTACCGCAACCGCACCCCGGTGCAGCGCCAGCTGATCGGTGAGGGCACCCACACCGCCAACTACTGGGGCATCAACTGGGACGGGTACGTCGACGACGAGATCCCGCTGCGCAAGGAGCTCAAGGAGCGCGGTCTGCTCGACCGCAGCGTCCCCTGGCTCCGCTGACCCATTGCTCGCAGGACGGCCCCCTGTCAACGCTCGGCGATGGCAGGGGGCCGTTGCACGTCCGCCCCTGGGCGAGTGCCCCGGCGTCTCTGCGAGCCGCCGGTCAGCCCTGGCGGGTGAGGCGGCGGCGGACCTTCTCCCGGATCGGCTCCGGCAGGCCCTCGGCGTCGAGCAGCCGAGGCAACAACTCCGGCTCCAGGCTGGTCGCCCGGAACACCTCGCCGATGGTCACTCCGTGCGCCGGCCGGTCCACCACCTCGACCGGGTCGCCCGCGCCGACCTCCCCCTCGCGCAGCACCCGCAGGTACGCCCCGGGCGACGCCCGGACGGTGAACCGCCTGATCAGATCCGGTACGCCCCAGAACCCCGCGAAGGTGGTGCAGGGGGTACGCGGCTTGGTGACCTGGAGCAGGGCCGAACCCACCTGCCACTGCTCGCCGATCACCGCACCCGTCACGTCGACCGCGTACGTGGTCAGGTTCTCGCCGAAGCCGCCGGGCGGTATGGGGCGGCCCAGTTCGGCCACCCACCAGGCGGCGTCCTCCTCCGCGTACGCGTAGACCGCCTGGTCGGGACCGCCGTGGTGGGCCCGCTCGCCGATGAAGTCGCCGGCCAGGCCGCCGGTGAGCACCGACACCGGGCCGTCGACCGGCCGCTTGTCGATGCCGCTGCGACCGCTCGCGTCACCGGCCCATCCCGCCTCGGTCACGATGCCGAGGTTCACCGCTGCCACCCTGCCCGTCATGACCGTCAGCCTAGGGCGTGGCGCGCAGGCGTCGGTCGCGCCCGGTCAACCCTTGACGGCGCCGGCCACCAGGCCGGAGACCATCCGACGCTGCACCAGCAGGAAGAAGATGATCACCGGCAGGGTGAACAGGGTGGACGCGGCCATCACCGGCCCCCAGTTGGTGTCGTCCCGACCGAAGAAGAAGGTCATCGCCACCGGCAGCGTGTAACGGCCCTGGTCGTTGATGAACGTCAACGCGAAGATCAGCTCATTCCACGCGGTGATGAAGGAGAAGATGCTGGTGGCCACCAGGCCGGGCGCGACCAGCGGGAAGAGCACCCGCCGGAAGGTCTGCGCCCGACTGGCTCCGTCGATGGCCGCCGCCTCCTCCAGTTCCTTCGGCACCGCGGCGACGAAACCGCGCAGCATCCACACCGCGAACGGCAACGAGAATCCGAGGTACGTGAGGATCAGGCTGGGCAGGGTGTTGTAGAGCCCCAGTCGCTGGATCATCAGGAACAGCGGGATGACCAGCGCCTCCAGCGGGATCATCTGCACCACCAGCAACATGATCAGAAAGCTGGTCCGCAGCCGGAACCGGAACCGGGCCACCGCGGTCGCGGCGAGCAACGCCACCAGACCGCTGAGCACCACAGTGGAGACAGCGACCAGCGCGCTGTTGAGGAAGAAGTCGAGGAAGCTGACCCCGGGGATCAGGTTGCCGGTCAGGATCTCGCGGTAGTGCGCCAACGTCGGATGGGTCGGCACCGGCTGCGGGGTGGCCGAGAAGATCTCGTTGCTCGGCTTCAGCGACGTGGAGATCATCCAGTAGACCGGGAACGCCGCGAAGAGCGCGACCAGCAGCCCGGCGCCGTTGAGGGCGACCTTCTTCACGACTCGTCCTCCTGCCTGAGCACCATCCGTACGTAGAAGCCGGTGACCACCAACAGGATGAGCGTGAGGATCACCGCGATGGCCGAGCCGAGCCCGTACTTCGGCGGCGGCGAGAAAGCTTCGGCGTACGAGTAGATGGCGAGCATGAACGTCGGCCGGTCCTGGGTGCCGCCAGCCAGCACGAACTGCTGGGTGAAGACCTTGAAGTCCCAGATCGTGGAGAGCACGATCAGGATCCCGAACACCGGGCGCAGCAACGGAAAGGTGATCGTCCAGAAGACCCGCCACGGGCCGGCGCCGTCCACCCGGGCCGCCTCGTGCAGCTCACTCGGCACGCTCTTGAGACCGGCGAGCACACTCACCGCGATGAACGGGAACGAGTGCCAGACCACCACCAGGGTGAGGATGGCGAAGAAGAGCAGGGGCGAGTTGAACCAGCCGTAGCCGGTCCAGTCGCTACGCCCGAACACACTGTTCGAGAGCCCGTCCGGCAACGCGTTGAACAGCCACGTGACCAGGCCGCTCGTGTCGTCGAAGATCCATTTCCAGACGATGGTGCCGGTCAGCGCCGGCGTGGCCCAGGCGAGCATCACGCAGCTCGCCACGAACGTCGCCATCTTGCGACCGAGCCGGTTGAGCAGCAGCCCCACCAGGGTGCCGAGCACCATCGTGAGCAGCACGTTGGCCGCGGCGAACAGGACCGTGTTGCGCAGCACGGTCAGGAAGAACGGGTCGGCGAGGATCTCGGCGTAGTTGCCGAACCCCACCCACGGCCACTCCCGATCGCCGCGCAGTTGCCGGACGCTGTTGAGCCGGTAGAAGGACATCACCACCACCTGGCCGAGCGGCCAGAGCAGCAGCACCCCGATGATCAGCAGGGCGGGCAGGAGCAGCAGGTAGGGCAGGCGGTCCACCCGGCGACGCCGCCGCGCGGGGGTCTCCCGCGCGGCGGCCGCCTCCGGCACCTCGGTCAGCGTGGTCACTTGGCGTTGAGAATGCTTTCCATCTCACTGGCCGCGTCGGCGGTAGCCTTCTCGACCGTCTTCTGACCCTTCATGACCGAGCTGTTCATCGCCTGGGTCACCGTCTTCGTCCGGCTGACCTCCACCCACTTCGGGGTGAGCGGCGTGAGCTTGGTGTTCTGCATGGTGGTGGCGAACGCCGCCATCACCTTGTCGTCCGCGTACGTGCCACCGGAGACCAGGTCCTGGTAGACCGGGAAGAAGCCGAGGCTGCTCGCGAAGCTCTGCGCGTTCTTCTTGTTCAGCAGCACGGTCAGGTAGTCCCAGGCCAGGTCCTGCCGCTGGCTGTCCTTCCAGATCGCCACGTCCGAGCCGCCCGCGAAACCGGGCGCGGCCTTGCCGTCCGGGCCGGGGATCGGGAACGTACCCCAGACCTTCTCGATCTCGGGGTTGTCCTTCTTGATGGCGCCCTGCTGCCAGCTACCGGCGAAGGCCATCGCGGCCTTACCGGTGGCGAACTGGGTACGCGCGTCGATCTCGTTCCACCCGGCCGCCGCTGGCGGAGCCACCTTGTGCACGGTCACCAGGTCGGTCCAGAACTTGACGGCCCGCTGCGCCTCGGGCGTGGTGTAGCCGGACTTCCAGGTGCCGCCCTGGTTGCTGGCGATCTCGCCGCCCGCTCCCCAGAGGAAGGAGTAGAAGGGCAGCTCGGAGTTGCCGGGCAACGCGATGCCGTAGGTGCCCTTCTTCTTCGCCTGCACCGTCTTGGCCACGGTGACCAGCTCGTCCCAGGTCTTCGGGGGCTGCACGCCGGCCTCGGCGAACCAGTCGGTGCGGTAGTAGATCGCGCGCACACCCGCGTACCAGGGCACGCCGTACTGCTTGCCGTCGAGCTGCGCGTTGCGCACCAGGTCGGGCAGCAGGTCCTTGCCGTCGGCCCAGCCGCCCATCCGACCACTCACATCGGCGAGCGCCTCCTGGGCGGCCCAACCCTGAGTCTCGGTGTTGCCCAGCTCGGTGATGTCCGGCCCCTCACCACCGGCGAGCGCGGCCTGGAACTTCTTCGGCGCCTCCAGCCAGGGGATGTACTGCACGACCACATCGGTGTCGGGGTGCTTCTGGCGGAACTCGGCCTCGACACCGTCGAGGAAGGAGTTTTGCGCGTCCCCACCCTCGCCCATCATCCAGACCGTGAGTTTGTCGTCGGCCGCATCGCCGGAGCCTCCACAGCCGGTCAGCACCATCGCGGCCGAGGCCACCACGGCGGTGACCGGGGCCAGCCGCTTCCACCTGTTCACGCCACTTCTCCCCTCGCGCCGCCTGGAACTAACCTTCTCCGCCGCACCCTAGTACGGAGAATTCCTTTACGACAGTGGGTGGGACTGGCCGAAACGTGGCGACCGTACCGCAGCGGCCCGACGACCGAGGTCCGGCACCGGACCAAGTTGGGCAGTTCAACACGAAAGAGCGCCCAGCTCTCGGCCGGGCGCTCTTTCGAGTCGTGCTCTCCTACCAGTGGTGCTGTGTCGCCAGATGATGCCGGGTCGTTATCGGGTGACGCGACGGCGACCACCCACACCGGCCACCAGCGCGACCGCGATCGCGGCCACCACGACCTGCACCAGCAGTTCGCCCCAGTCGACACCGCTCGTCTCGGTCGCGATGCCGATGGCCCGCGCCAGGACCGTGCCCAGCAGCGCCGCGCCGATACCGATCAGCAGGTGCAGCCAGATCGGCATGTTCTGCCGACCCGGGACGACCAGGCGACCGAGCGCGCCGACGATGAGACCGACAACGATCGCAGTGATGATGCCCCACACGGTGAACTCCACGGCCACCCTCCTTCAAAGAATGTCTGACACACGATGCGTGTGCTTCCTGTCGTGACCGTTAATTGCCCGACCCCTCGAAAATCCAAACCGACTGCACGCACCAAACGATCACGATTTGGCCGACAAGACCACGTTCCACCCCGGGCCCACCGGCGGGCATCCCCGGTGGACGGCCGGACGGCCGCCACACGATCAAGATCAACACGAGGTCATTGAATCCGTGGCATCAGAGCCACCGGGACACCTCGACATCACGAAAACCGAGTCGATCACCGCGACGCAGCCGCCGAAGACCACCCGACCGGCACCGGAACCGCTGGCGCGGACGGCCGGCGGAACGCCGATGGGCGCCCGACCTGTCGGCCGGGCGCCCATCCGGAGATGTCGCGGTGGTGCGGGTTGGTGCTGCGGGTTATCGGGTCAAGCGGCGGCGGCCACCCACACCGGCCACCAGCGCGACCGCGATCGCGGCCAGCACGACCTGCACCAGCAGCTCGCCCCAGTCGATGCCGCTCGTCTCGGTCGCGATGCCGATGGCCCGCGCCAGGACGGTGCCCAGCAGGGCCGCGCCGATACCGATCAGCATGTGCAGCCAGATCGGCATGTCCTGCCGGCCCGGGACGACCAGACGGCCGAGCGCCCCGATGATGAGACCAACAACGATCGCAGTGATGATGCCCCACACGGTGAACTCCACGGTCGCCCTCCTTCAAAAGAATGTCTGGCACACGAGGTGTGTGCTTCCTGTCGTGACGGCTAAGTGCCCGACTCACCGAAAGCCCAAACCGATTCACCTGTTGGGAGAACGCAGATTGTCAATGCCTGAGCAGTGCGTCGATTGGTGCAGGCGTACATTCACACAGGTAGGAGCCCGTCTCATCGA contains these protein-coding regions:
- a CDS encoding phytanoyl-CoA dioxygenase family protein yields the protein MFDYGDRTGYEPISDTDRKEFHEQGFLLLRNVLTEDHRAALEAAVDRVYAEEQAKGTTKKDGTLHLLGFLERDELFGELLTHPIAFPYMWGLAGWNIYTHHNHLDVTPPALEPEKPYWGWHQDGYRQNSDPETMDPNLPRPMFSLKVAYVLSDLSETGRGATKVIPGSHLWNSLDRPKDLSVHNPDPEGTVEITANPGDAFIFDRRQWHSRSTNLSTITRKMLFVGYTYRWIRPLDELHPDVDGEWYRNRTPVQRQLIGEGTHTANYWGINWDGYVDDEIPLRKELKERGLLDRSVPWLR
- a CDS encoding MOSC domain-containing protein, with protein sequence MTGRVAAVNLGIVTEAGWAGDASGRSGIDKRPVDGPVSVLTGGLAGDFIGERAHHGGPDQAVYAYAEEDAAWWVAELGRPIPPGGFGENLTTYAVDVTGAVIGEQWQVGSALLQVTKPRTPCTTFAGFWGVPDLIRRFTVRASPGAYLRVLREGEVGAGDPVEVVDRPAHGVTIGEVFRATSLEPELLPRLLDAEGLPEPIREKVRRRLTRQG
- a CDS encoding carbohydrate ABC transporter permease codes for the protein MTTLTEVPEAAAARETPARRRRRVDRLPYLLLLPALLIIGVLLLWPLGQVVVMSFYRLNSVRQLRGDREWPWVGFGNYAEILADPFFLTVLRNTVLFAAANVLLTMVLGTLVGLLLNRLGRKMATFVASCVMLAWATPALTGTIVWKWIFDDTSGLVTWLFNALPDGLSNSVFGRSDWTGYGWFNSPLLFFAILTLVVVWHSFPFIAVSVLAGLKSVPSELHEAARVDGAGPWRVFWTITFPLLRPVFGILIVLSTIWDFKVFTQQFVLAGGTQDRPTFMLAIYSYAEAFSPPPKYGLGSAIAVILTLILLVVTGFYVRMVLRQEDES
- a CDS encoding carbohydrate ABC transporter permease, with the protein product MKKVALNGAGLLVALFAAFPVYWMISTSLKPSNEIFSATPQPVPTHPTLAHYREILTGNLIPGVSFLDFFLNSALVAVSTVVLSGLVALLAATAVARFRFRLRTSFLIMLLVVQMIPLEALVIPLFLMIQRLGLYNTLPSLILTYLGFSLPFAVWMLRGFVAAVPKELEEAAAIDGASRAQTFRRVLFPLVAPGLVATSIFSFITAWNELIFALTFINDQGRYTLPVAMTFFFGRDDTNWGPVMAASTLFTLPVIIFFLLVQRRMVSGLVAGAVKG
- a CDS encoding sugar ABC transporter substrate-binding protein — encoded protein: MNRWKRLAPVTAVVASAAMVLTGCGGSGDAADDKLTVWMMGEGGDAQNSFLDGVEAEFRQKHPDTDVVVQYIPWLEAPKKFQAALAGGEGPDITELGNTETQGWAAQEALADVSGRMGGWADGKDLLPDLVRNAQLDGKQYGVPWYAGVRAIYYRTDWFAEAGVQPPKTWDELVTVAKTVQAKKKGTYGIALPGNSELPFYSFLWGAGGEIASNQGGTWKSGYTTPEAQRAVKFWTDLVTVHKVAPPAAAGWNEIDARTQFATGKAAMAFAGSWQQGAIKKDNPEIEKVWGTFPIPGPDGKAAPGFAGGSDVAIWKDSQRQDLAWDYLTVLLNKKNAQSFASSLGFFPVYQDLVSGGTYADDKVMAAFATTMQNTKLTPLTPKWVEVSRTKTVTQAMNSSVMKGQKTVEKATADAASEMESILNAK
- a CDS encoding GlsB/YeaQ/YmgE family stress response membrane protein, giving the protein MEFTVWGIITAIVVGLIVGALGRLVVPGRQNMPIWLHLLIGIGAALLGTVLARAIGIATETSGVDWGELLVQVVVAAIAVALVAGVGGRRRVTR
- a CDS encoding GlsB/YeaQ/YmgE family stress response membrane protein; this encodes MEFTVWGIITAIVVGLIIGALGRLVVPGRQDMPIWLHMLIGIGAALLGTVLARAIGIATETSGIDWGELLVQVVLAAIAVALVAGVGGRRRLTR